In the Silene latifolia isolate original U9 population chromosome 1, ASM4854445v1, whole genome shotgun sequence genome, gagaaaatcatatatagaaaaatagagggagtagaTTTTACTTGGTTTATTTTTAaagcattccggatccttaattctatttcggtttttaaaatcgttttaatcttttctctcgatttaaattttaagtttttataaagaaatccggaattcgatttaaaaatccctaagtttaccttgacattccattacattttcgttcttcctttttgtttttcattttccctttttacTCGTCTTTCGAGGCGTACGTTCACTCAttgacggttcgaaaggatgattcatgtcagcggACCCCaattcattttgggattaaggctctgatgttgttgttgtatcatTATATCTACAAAtttaataaatattattaaagaTATTTTTACGTCTGTATCGAgcggtactaaacttgttacacTTTATCCAATACCAAAGCCTAAGTTTCAGACTTCTGGCTCATAACTCGACTCAAAACTCGTATATATGACCCCCGAGTATAATAGTATTCATACCATTTTTATTTAATAGATAAAAAGGTTATAAACATGTTATTTTGTTAGGTCTTTAAGGTACAAAATGAATGAGTTTGGTGTGAAGACAATCACATTAGGCACAAGCATGGATTTGGTAATTTGGTAACATGAACTCCGTATGATGTATTCCTAACTAGATTAGACGTACTCCTCcttatttaacctaatttttcagctattttatgtttaatttattcaATCCCTAAGTATTCTGGCGTTTATTTTGTCAACTCCTAAATTGGCTAACTTGTGCGATACTGCAATAACATAAACTGCACACCTGTTTTAGTTTgtgtttttattttcattttttcttgTGTGCGTATTCTAGAAGTTAGATGACCGATGAATGCGCATGTCATACATATTCTCAATATTTTTTTTGATTAAAACTTGAGAGATGGTTTCTCGCTAAGTTATTAAAAGACCAGTCTTTCTTATCCttttttattgttgatcgtgatATAGTattttcgtacctatttacataataatgtactcattttatcattaatcatgatttgtacctattttattacatttattaCCACATTTTTTTTAAATTGTACAATGATTTTTCAATAAAACTTATTAAtagaccgtctctcaggagacctaaTTTTTTTTGTATGTGTATTCTTCTCCAATTTATTACTATGACTTACCTCTCCGTCTTAgttatttatttaccattaattaaaatattcctcataaataataaaataggaaGACAAATAACTGAACCAAGGGTTTACTTCTTATATTTTTCTAGAAATGTAATTAAGTAAATTATTagaaaaaataaattatttttgtTAAACTATGAAAACCGTGGTGGGTCACAAAGATAAGAAGTCAAGAGAATTCACATTATAAGTTCAAGAAGTTTTAGACATTGAGTTATGGTATCATATAGAGGAgcaaggatcctctccatttcctaaaagaaatggaaagtccatttctCTCTCACAACACAATTTAATATTGTTGTTTTGATTCCACTCGTTTTTACCTTTATTTTTCATACTAAAATCGGGTTCGTTAGATCATTGCAAGATGAAATCTAGATCGTTTATGGGAaatggcctctccatttcttttaggaaatggagagaatcctAATGCCATATAAAGGCCCTGTTAGTTTCCCTTAATTagttcatttcagttcagtttagtttatttcaGTTCAATTTTATTCAGTTTAACTTAGCttatttcaacaaaaaaaaaataggacCTAAACTGAAAATGAAAATGTATTTTAACACTCAAGCACTCACGCCAATCAATTTTaagaacacaaaatctcattatagacggcaactatccgtctataattaAAGACGGGCAAGAACATAAAGACATTACGCATTCAAGACAAACAACAACTCGCGTGGTGGGTAAAAAAATATCGATCTTTAAAAGGTATTTGACTAAATCTCTTACTATAAACGGATATCTATTTATAGTAAGACTTCCTCTTTTAAGAATAACCATGCCatcatttattattaataaaaataaaagaaaaagtaaGATAAGACCAATGTACATGAAAACGAAATGAAAAGGAGGTCGACTCATATTATATGCAATTGCTTGGGGAAAACGTATCTTCACAGGTTTGTGTATTCCGAAGCTTAGGCTTTGATATTCCCTACGCCAAGATATAATTCTCATTTTTTTGgatattaaataaaaataaaaaattcacATTTTTCTTAAATAAAATATGTCACCAAACTATCTTATGCCGCACCTTTTTACACGAATATTTTTTAGAGCATATATTATATGAACTTTTCAATTAACTTTTGTAGTCATAGTAGTATAATAACATTATTAAAATGCAAAGCTACTTGATGTTTTCTTTTCACTTCCATTAATAAATTGCACCAAGAGAATATGGATGGTGTATTAATTATGAGAATAATACATGTATAATGAATttgaatttaataaaatataaaaataattaaataaatgtaAAACTATATAAAAATTAAATAGTTAATTTATCAACACTATATACTTTTAATTGGTTAAACATTCTgaactgaaataagctaaatttatttgataaaaaaagGTTAAAGGGTTGTCCTAAAGTTGATGAGACTTATAGGTGTTACTTCGTCCGTAATAGTTAAGAAAAATCATAACGCTCTTGAAACAGGTTTGAAACCTATTGTAAATCGCTTATAAAGATGACCATTTGAGCGGGTTAACCTAGTCAACTCTCCATTATCACAACTTGACTAGCGGAGTCAACCAAATCAACGAGTCTCCATTTCCACAGCTTGACTAGCATGCCACGCCCCTGAACCAGACTGCTTCAGGATTGGCCTTAACTTTCCCACTCAACTCGCCAAAAAGCAAGAAAAGAAAAATGGTTAGGTTTGTCCCACCCATAACCGTCCACTCCGAGCCAGCCCGACTTGACTTACCTCAACTTAGGTCGATCAGGTGGGCTAACCTAAGCCCGCCTCCGATTGACCGATATGTGGCCTCGAACCCGCGTGCGATTATTGACCGACCTATTGCCATATAGTAGAAGTGAATTTTAATAAATGATAAATTGAAGGATAAATAAAGGATAAGCATGaccatttctttttatttaatAACTTAAATTTatcaataaataataaataaatcctagaccatccaccaccttctccacTCTATATTCCTCTATAATAAAACCCCTTTTATCTCTCTTTATTTTCATTCCAACTtcctaaaaaccaaaccaaaacaaACGCCTCCACTCCCCTCTTCCCTCTTCTTTCTCCCTCTAAACAAATAACTCACTCTTTTCCCCTGTTTTTTTCCCCTTCTCTCAAGCTGGCGATTGTTAATCAAGAATCCTCTGTTCGTGAAATTAAACCCAAAAATCGTCGAATAATGGtaattttttctaattttttttaccTACCCATATTGTTATATATTGTTTACTACCACTCCATGAGAATAATAAGGCTTTTTATTAGTTAGGGTGTAATTAagaatttattttttagttaatGTGGGTTATAACTGATTAATTGTTTAATTGTGTAATTAATATGTAATTAGGGTGGTGGTGGACCAGATGATGAAGATTTTAATAGGTGGCCGCCATGGTTGAAGCCATTGTTACGTGAAAAGTTCTTTGTTCATTGCCAATATCATCCTGATTCTCATAAAAGTGAATGTAATATGTATTGCTTGGATTGTATGAATGGTGCTCTTTGTTCACTTTGCCTTGCTCATCACAAAGATCATCGTGCTATTCAGGTAATTTGTCTATCTTTCGTATTCAGTTCAAACCCCGTCAGCATCAAAACCGCCTTTACCACAAAAGAAATTTTTAGTGCTTGTTGTTAGGTTTCATgaattaatttttcaatttttggtTAATTAACTTCCACAATTAGAATTAttaaaaatttcatctttaattcAATACCTTTTACTTTTCTACAAGTGCACCAAATTTCAACATTTTTGACAATATGGGTTACAACATTAATTAAATGGGTTTAATTTTAACTTCTTGTTTAGCTCAATTTTGTCAAAAAAATGTCACTTTTCTTAATAATTCACCTAAAATTTCCTTTTCCAATGTTTTGGAAAACCAAGTTTGTGGAGGTAAAATGAGAAGCTTACTTTTCTTGCTCTTCAAGCTTTACCCTTCAAAGTTGACTTGTACTTAACCTTGGTTGACTTGTATTTTAATCCATAATACTGTCTTACAGTGTGATACGGTCCTTTTATATATATCAGCATTCATTTATTGACCAATTAAAAGATCGTCAATATATTAATGATATTTGTTATGATTAATTAACAGATTCGGAGATCATCGTATCATGATGTGATCAGGGTTTCGGAAATACAGAAAGTGTTGGATATTAATGGAATTCAAACATACATAATCAATAGTGCAAGAGTTGTGTTCTTGAATGAAAGGCCACAGCCTAGGCCTGGTAAAGGTGTCACAAACACATGTCAAGTTTGTGAAAGAAGTCTCCTTGATACATTCCGATTTTGCTCCCTTTCTTGCAAGGTTATTTCTCATTACTTGCCTTTACATGCTTTTTGAATGATGTTTGTTTCGAGTTTTCGGTACCATGAACATATTGTTATTGATCACATTTTCCTTGCAATGCTTAATCATAGGTGATTGTCTATACCATTCCTTAATAATATTATCGGTCAAGCTAGCGGACATGTGTATTCTTAGTATGTGTCCACATTTGGGTCGTGTTATCGATTGGGTGGCAAATGTGGTCGCTTTCTCGATTTGTCCTATTGAATTAGTTGCATTATGACACAATTTCTTAATAATATTACCGGCTAAGCTAGCAGACATGTGTATTCTTTGTGGTCACTTTCTCAATTTGTCCGATTGAATTAGTTGCAttatgacacaattccttaataaTATTACTGGCTAAGCTAGCTAATATGTGCATTCTTAGTATGTGTTGACATTTGGGTCGTGTTATCGATTGAGTGGCAAATATGGTCACTTTCTCAATTTGTCCGATTGAGTTAGTTGCATTATTGACACAATTTCTTAATAATATTACCGGCTAAGCTAGCTGATATGTGCATTCTTAGTATGTGTCGACATTTGGGATGTGTTATCGATTGAGTGGCAAATGTGGTCGCTTTCTCAATTTGTCTGATTGAATTAGTTGCAttatgacacaattccttaataaTATTACTGGCTAAGCTAGCTGATATGTGCATTCTTAGTTGTGTTGACCATTTGGGTCGTGTTATCGATTGGGTGGCAAATGTGGTCGCTTTCTCGATTTGTCCGATTGAATTAGTTGCATTATGACACAGTTCCTTAATAATATTACCGGCTAAGCTAGCTGACATGTGCATTCTTAGTATATGTCGACATTTATCGATTGAGTGGCAAATGTGGTCACTTTCTCAATTTGTCCCATTGAATTAGTTGCATTATTGACACAAAATCTTTCTAAATTGCAAATGGGTACTCAAGCCTTGATATAGAAATGTATTCTAATTTGGACATTTATTGACTACTAGTACTCAATTTGATGATGAAATTGTTATTTCTTCTATTTAGATTGTTGGGACATCAAAAAATACTCATAAGAGGAAGAAAATCCGATCGTCAATGGAGTCGGATTCCGAAGATTCCGGTAGCACGGGTAGCACCACAACAAGGGAGGAGATGATAAACTACAACAATAGAATGGTCCAAAGCTTTACACCATCAACACCTCCTCCAACTGCCCTTAATTTCAGGACAGCCAAAAGAAGGAAAGGCATTCCACATAGAGCCCCTCTAGGTGGACTCATCgtacaatattaataatattaaaaatatattattatatatttagTCCTTAAGCTATAGGAGGATAATTGCACTAAACCCCCTTTCTTATAGAACTACTAGTTTTTTTTAGAGGTCTACATTTGCCAACGCTAGAGCTTTTGCACCTTATAGCAAAGGCCAGCCTTGAgcgaactgaactgaactaaaactGTGTTTCGGTGTGTATGTATAGCAAATGATGCAAATTAGTAAGTACATAATGGGTAGATGCACAAATAAGTGAATTACTAAGGACTAATGTGAAAAAAATAGCTTGGAAAAGATAAGATAGTGGCTATATAATTATTATAGATAGTGCATACTGCATATACGTCTTTGTTCTTGGTCTTGTCACACATAGACATATATATATAagaaaaatgtaaatatttttggctttttgtgtaaTAAAAAGAATGGCATGTATCTTCTAAGAGATTTGTTTGGGAGACTATTTTAATTCCAATGAATATGAATATTGGATATCTTACATagaaaataataaatatattggTACTTCCTCCTATTATTAGAAATTGCTCATTTGGTTAAACACAAGTAGTCTTTTGTAAGTTTTAAAAAGTAGGGCAGTTTCAAAGGATTAAAGAGCACATATTTTATGTTTACGGTAAAAAAAACTTCATCAAAACTCGAAAGGTCAATTGATGAAAATATATATACTATCCTTTTATTCTTCGAAATTACCTCATCTTTTTGTTTTGACATATCATAGGGATTGTTCTTTACGTTATTCATTTTACAATTCGGGATGTTTACAGTTAACAAATACCGAGCTAGTTTTTAGCCGTGGTTATTTTCACGAAAAGGTAAACGACTATGAAGAAGTTTGCTcaatttatatatttttataaATGAAATGTCATTAATGAAACATCATAGACTGAAGATGCGCGTTCCTTAATCTCATATGATTAATTTCCAACAAATGGAACAAAATAAATTCCTAAATATTATACTCGTATGATTAATTTCCAACAAAATGGAGCAAAATACAAGCTAAAAATATCTAAAACAacaaaaaattattttattttttgtgtaACTACCAAAATATTCGTTTTCAGTTTATGTTTCTTGATAAATATCTTAACACAAATTTCAATTATTTCATATCAATTTCCACAATTTTATTTGGATTTTTCCTTGAATGGTGGGACCCACGGCGGCGGAGACTTTGCATACGTGTAGGTGTACGTGTCAAAAGATGATTGGGAGTaagtaaaagaagaaaaaagcgTGTCTTGATTCGTGGAATGTTTAAGTGATCGACATGAAAGAAAGAATGAGGTCATTGATTAAGTAAGAGTTTGGTGTTTTTATATGGGCCGTTAGTTGGGCCTTTTTAAACCAATGGGGCCCGCCCATTTGATGTTTGTTCGAGAAGGAATGTGATAGGAAAGAGGGAAGGAAGCCTTATCCTTATTTTTTGATAGTGGATTCGTTTTGGTATTCTCCCAACTTGACCTTTTTAATTGCATCACAATTAGACAAGTTTTTTTTTTACAAGATTATATTAttgtgcacaaattctcatttgtgacggcgatatccgtcacaaacttgtgacgggtatcattttctctcacaaaatgtccattaagaggtgagtgggaagacACATGTGGTCTTTTCCACCGTCCTCTCTCCCTTTTTTGTGAGAGGTCGCGAGCTGTGGACGGGATTAGCCATCGCGAAGCAAAGACTAAATGATTATTGTGTAAGGTCGTTGTATGCTGAATAGAATAACTAGTATATATCCAGTGCAagtaaatttttatttatttatttatttgtattATTTATGGATATTAAATTACGGTTTATTAAATTTTCGTATTTTTTATCCTTGTATTTTATTTtggagaaaaaaaattgaaagtgTAAAATTAATCAAGCAAATTGAACAATGCCATAAAATTGGAGACAATATATACACGACAAATATGTGAAATTGTGAGGTTTTAAGTTTCATAAATATCTTAATTTAATAGTTTAGGCACATTATTTAACCCAACATACATAGTATACCTATAGAATAGAATACACTATACAAAGTAGGTCCAATTATAAGTTTTggtatttaggcgggaaaaatgatagcatctcttattcttttagtagataaaAAGAATTGAATTTGTATATGATGTCCATTTAAATGTAAAGTTAATTGTCCGAGAAATCGCTTACATTTGAATTTGTATTGTTAGTAAGTGGATGTGAAGAAAGTTTTGATGTTAACGGAGTTCAAATTAGTTCCATAATAATTCAACTCATGAGGGTAATCTCGTCTTGTCGTTTTTTCATATCAACATATGATCGATACAATATACTCCGTAGAAGAGAGTGGTTGAGTTTGTAATATAGTATCTCTATCCCAGTCATTTGTTTATCCATTTATTTTAGAGTGCCACGTAATACATTTGTTTATCTTGCTATATTGAAATAATTTTTATATGAAATTTGATCATCCAATGCCACTGTTTCTATTTATCGTCCATTAACTACAATCACAAATGGTCACCTTTCCTTTCACTAATCTTTGTGACAAAAATAGGTAAACAGATAATCGGGACAAAAGGAGTACTATTCATCAATTGACTCTACTATTAAGGCTACATTGATTGCACTAAAGAGTAAAGAGAATCACTATTTTCTTATCCAATACTCTAAACGCAAAAATGATCATCCTATGTACCTCATTAACCTTAACAAGTCacatataattaaattaaattaaattatattaATTGTCACATTAGTCACATAGCAATCATGTGGTTACGTCCATGTCTTCGGGTAACAAAGTTCCGTCTAAATGTCTAATTCCATTTACATATTACAACTGTTCGATCAACAATATCATTAACTTCTCATGAAAAGACATTATCATTTCAAGTGACTAAGATATTATTACTAATAGTTTCTCCTTTATCGACTCAAATCCTAACTAAACTGAATAATATACACTTATACTATCAACGAGATTAATAAGCTCGTGTAAAAAGACATTATCTTTCGAGACGACCTGCATATTATTAGACTAAGTTTTGTTTTTTATTCGACTTGAATTCAAACTAAACCGAATAATATACCTACCCGACTAGTGTGAAAAGACACTATTTTTTTTGGTACATTGAAAAGACATTATCTTTCCAAGTGACTAGATGTTAGACTAATATTTTGTCTTTGTCATAAAATAGAGTTCTAAACTAATAAACTCCACTAATGTTGGTCCACGAACAAAGTATTGTCCATTATAAACTACTGTATTACGTTGCGTTAACTTTATTGTTCACATAATATACATGATTAACTTTAATTTATTAAGAAAATATCGCGAATTAAATTCAACCTTTCATTTTCAAAAGTCATCTAAATAAAGGTATCTTAACCTAATTATTAAAACGGAAATTATCTAAATAGTAATATTTTCTCAgtttcggtcatttgtttacgtttgttTTTGCCGTAAAAATCAAGGAAAGAGGAGGTGCCCATTTACATTCTACAGGTAGTTGTTAATGAATGGCAAGTAAATAATAACtagttttcaacccgtgcaaaattgcacgggtatgttttTAAGAACATTGATATAATGATTAACATTTAATAAATGttaaccaaaatacatgaataCTTTATACTCTATTTCTTTTATAATGATAATAGGTTAAAACACGTCCAAAAATTGCAAAGGTTTAAAACTTAAACATAACATACAGGTTTTAAATCTGTGTAAAAAAATGCAAGAATTCAGCATAAAACATGATATAATATATTAAATGCAACGTATGGAAAATAATAAATAGCTAACAATGTAAATATTGCTAAAAAAACGAAACAATTGTCAAAATTTTAAAGGGTTTACAATACAATTCAAGAAACATAAATATAGAATTAACTAAAACAGACTAATATCATTTCAAATATTGGAAAATTTCATGATAGACTACATTAATTTTAAACCCGTACAAAATTGCACGGGTAAATTTTAAGAACATTGATATAATGATTAActttaaaaaaatattaatgtAATAAACGATTAGAGTGGATACAATAACTGGATGGAACTTCCACCATTTTGGTGTAGATGCATTCGATGGTGAAATAAAATAGGTACTacttttacacaaattctcattgaagatggATACTATGTGAATTTATCATTTGGGACGACGTTGTGACGGAGTTGCTTGGAAAAACGGCCTAACATTATGTACATTTGGACAAATTCGACGGATCAAGTATAAAAAATAATGTACTTCTTAATCCACTTAACCCGTTTAACCCGATAAACTAATCAAATAAACTAAGCTTTATAGGCGTAAtatctcaaaaatgatgaatgtaaatgcttatttttaagttgtttggtTGAATTATTGACTCAACCCAAACATAATATGACActtttaaataaatgggttattcgtg is a window encoding:
- the LOC141593079 gene encoding protein RGF1 INDUCIBLE TRANSCRIPTION FACTOR 1-like encodes the protein MGGGGPDDEDFNRWPPWLKPLLREKFFVHCQYHPDSHKSECNMYCLDCMNGALCSLCLAHHKDHRAIQIRRSSYHDVIRVSEIQKVLDINGIQTYIINSARVVFLNERPQPRPGKGVTNTCQVCERSLLDTFRFCSLSCKIVGTSKNTHKRKKIRSSMESDSEDSGSTGSTTTREEMINYNNRMVQSFTPSTPPPTALNFRTAKRRKGIPHRAPLGGLIVQY